The segment TTTGAAGGTACACAAAATGGAATCGAAATTGATTTCGCATTTCAATTTAACGATGGATATTCAGAAACGATTTTGTCGTTTGTTAATAACGTGAGAACAAAAGATGGTGGTACACATGAAGCCGGTGCGAAAACGGCCATGACCCGAATCTTTAATGAGTACGCAAGAAAAGTGAGCCTACTCAAAGATAAGGATAAAAACTTGGATGGTTCTGATATTCGTGAAGGACTTTCTGCCATTATTTCTGTGCGCATTCCTGAAGAACTATTGCAATTTGAGGGTCAAACAAAAGGGAAACTTGGTACGAGTGAGGCACGATCTGCAGTGGACAGCGTAGTGTCCGAGCATCTGGCATATTTCTTAGAGGAAAATCCGGAAACAAGCTCCATGCTAGTCAAGAAATCAATTAAAGCCTTCCAAGCCCGTGAAGCAGCACGTAAAGCAAGGGAAGACGCCCGAAGCGGGAAGAAGCGTAAGCGTTCGGACGCGATGTTGAGCGGTAAATTGACTCCTGCTCAATCTCGTAATCCTCAGAAAAACGAAATTTACCTGGTGGAGGGGGACTCTGCAGGGGGTTCAGCAAAACAAGGCCGTGATCGCCGTTTCCAAGCCGTTTTGCCACTTCGGGGAAAAGTAATCAATACCGAAAAAGCCAAACTGGCAGATATCTTCAAAAACGAAGAGATCAATACGATTATCCATGCAATAGGCGGAGGAGTTGGACCGGACTTTTCGGTGGATGATATCAACTATGACAAAGTTGTCATCATGACAGATGCGGATACGGACGGGGCGCACATTCAGGTGTTGCTGCTGACCTTCTTCTATCGCTATATGAAGCCGCTTATTGAAGCTGGAAAAGTGTTCATTGCACTTCCTCCTCTATACAAAGTGAGCAAAGGTACTGGAAAGAAAGAGGTATTGGAATACGCATGGTCCGATGAAGAACTACAAGGAGCCATCCAAAAGATTGGGCGTGGCTACACGATCCAGCGTTATAAAGGTCTTGGTGAGATGAATGCGGACCAACTCTGGGAGACCACGATGAATCCTGATACTCGTACCCTTATTCGTGTACGAATCGATGATGCAGCCCGTGCAGAACGTCGTGTGACTACACTTATGGGAGATAAGGTGGAGCCAAGACGTAAATGGATCGAAAGCCATGTAGCTTTCGGACTTGAAGAAGATCCCAACATTCTAGAAAATGATAACTTGTTGGTCGCAACAGAGGAGGTATAACAGATGACACAGACAGAGAAATTTCACGACCTACCCCTAGAAGAAGTTTTAGGCGACCGATTTGGACGATATAGTAAATACATTATCCAAGAGCGTGCATTGCCAGATGCACGTGATGGGCTTAAGCCGGTACAACGTCGTATTTTATATGCTATGTATGCAGAAGGAAACATCCACGATAAACCGTTTCGTAAATCAGCTAAAACAGTCGGTAATGTAATCGGTAACTATCACCCACATGGAGATTCCTCCGTTTATGATGCCATGGTCCGTATGAGTCAGGACTGGAAGGTTCGCAATATGCTAATCGAGATGCACGGAAACAACGGTAGTATTGATGGGGATCCTCCAGCAGCAATGCGTTACACAGAAGCAAGGTTATCACCGATCGCGTCCGAACTTTTGCGGGATCTTGATAAAAAAACAGTGGAATTCATCCCGAACTTCGATGATACTTCACAAGAGCCGGTCGTTCTTCCAGCGATGTATCCAAACCTTTTGGTAAATGGTTCCACCGGAATTTCTGCTGGTTATGCAACAGACATTCCACCTCACCACCTTGGAGAAGTGATCGATGCGACTATCATGCGCATCGACAACCCATCTGTTAGTGTTGATGAGTTAATGACCGTCATCAAGGGGCCGGATTTCCCTACTGGCGGTATTATTCAAGGAGTCGAAGGAATCAAGAAAGCCTATGAAACTGGCAAAGGAAAAATTATTGTCCGTGGTCTTGCGGAGGTGGAAGATATCCGTGGGGGCAAGAAACAGATTGTCATTACAGAGGTGCCTTACGAAGTAAACAAAGCAAATCTCGTCAAAAAAATTGATGAACTGCGCTTTGACAAAAAAGTGGATGGAATCGCCGAGGTACGCGACGAAACCGATCGTACCGGTTTACGTGTTGTCATTGAGTTGAAAAAAGAAGCAGATGCAAGTGGTATTTTAAATTATTTATATAAAAATACAGACTTGCAAATCACCTTCAACTTCAACATGGTTGCCATCTATAAAAAGCGCCCGACATTAATGGGATTGCCACACTTCTTGGATGCATACATCGATCATCAAAAAGAAGTAATCTCCAACCGTTCCCGTTTTGAGCTAGCCAAAGCGAAAGAGCGCCAGCATGTTGTGGAAGGCTTGATGAAAGCTCTATCGATCCTGGATGAAGTGATAGCAACCATCCGTGCTTCGAAAGACAAACGGGACGCAAAAGATAACTTAATTGCCAAATTCACGTTTACGGAGCCCCAAGCAGAAGCCATTGTTTCTTTGCAGCTATACCGTTTAACCAATACAGATATCACAGCATTGCAAGCGGAAGCAGATGAACTTGCCAAGAAGGTGGCGGAACTAGAAGCAATCCTTGCAAGCGAGAAAAAGCTGTTCTCTGTCATAAAATCGGACTTGAAGCGCGTGAAAAAGCTTTATACGAATGACCGCCGCTCGAGAATCCAAGAACAAATAGAGGAAATCAAGATCAACCTGGAAGTGATGATCCCATCTGAGGATGTCATCGTGACAGTCACGAAGGATGGATATGTGAAGCGTACAAGCTTGCGATCTTATTCTGCTTCCAATGGCCAGGATTTCGGGATGAAAGAAACCGATAGAATCATTTCCAAGTTGGACATTAACACAACCCAAACATTGTTATTGTTCACAAACAAGGGTAACTACTTGTATCTACCTGTCCATGAACTGCCGGATATCCGTTGGAAGGACATGGGCCAGCATGTAGCAAATATTGTTCCAATTGATAGAGATGAATCCATTATCAAAGCGATTCCGGTCAGCAACTTCGAGGAACCTAAATTCTTGTTGTTTGTCACCCGGAACGGAATGGTCAAGAAAACAGAGCTGAATGCATATAAAGCCCAGCGTTACTCCAAGCCGCTGATGGCAGTAAACCTAAAAGGTGATGACCAAGTAGTGGATATACACCTTACAGATGGAGCTCAAGATATCTTTTTGGCGACGAGAAGCGGATATGGACTGTGGTTTACAGAAGAAGAAATCAATGTCGTAGGAGCCCGTGCAGCTGGGGTGAAAGGCATTAATTTGAAAGATAGTGATTTTGTTGTGAGCGGCTTAGTATTTGAGAAAGAATCAAAGGCCATGTTGTTTATCGCAACCCATCGCGGTGCCGTAAAGAAATTGAAAATTACCGAGTTTGATAAAGCCACACGTGCCAAACGTGGTCTGGTTATGCTGCGAGAAGTGAAGAATAATCCTCACCAGATAGCAGCGGTAGAGTTAGTGGAACCTTCAAGTTTCATCTATGTTCAAACAGAAAAAGGAACCGTGGAGAAGCTTGCAGCCGCCTCGTACCGTAATAATGACCGCTATTCAAATGGATCCTTCGTTCTGGATCAACAGGAAGCTGGAGATGTAGTGGAGATGTGGGTGGAGACGGAAGAGGAAGTAGAAGGTAAGTAACTTGGAAATATTGATAGATGTACCGCTTTTCTGCGCTAAGGTTTAGCGTGGAGAGGCGGTTTTTTTGATTATAAGGAAGGGTGGTTTGTGATATTTATATTAAGTTGGTTTACTGGAGTTATATTATGTTAACTTATTAAAAGATTCAAATCTTTAAGTTGTAGAACATTTAACTGAAGTGGTCGAAGTAAGCTTGGGAAAGGTAGAAGTAGATCCGGGAAATGTAGAAGGTCGCAGTTTTAAGGTAGAAGGCCAAGACTATACGGTAGAACAGTTTAAAAAGTGACTAGATTCTCCAGTTAAAAAATGTTTCTGTAACAAAAGAGAATAAAATAACTGATATAATTGGGAGTATATCATGCAGCCAGAAAAGTTCAAACATGCCTGTAAGCAAAAATATCTTTTATAATGGCCTAGTAATATAGTTGAGAAAGAGAGGGGATGGATTATGAAACCAGTATTACTAGTTGTAGATGTGCAAAAAGGATTTGATGATCCAGCATGGGGCCAACGCAATAACCCTGATGCAGAAGATAAAATGTTAGAACTTATGAGAGTTTGGCGAAAAAAAGAGTTTCCTATAATTCACGTCCAACATGTATCTCAAGACCCCAATTCTAAACTTCATCCTAGCAGCCCCGGATTTGCATTAAAACCGGGATTCGAACCTTTGGAAGACGAATATTTTATCCGTAAGAATGTGAACAGTTGTTTTATCGGAACACAATTGGACAGCTATCTAAAGAAAAATGGGTATCAAACATTGATTGTAATTGGTTTGACCTCCAATCATTGCATTTCCACTACAGTAAGAATGGCTGGAAATCTCGGATATAGAACGTATGTTTGTTGTGACGCTACAGCTGCATTTGAAGCTGTTTCCTATGATGATATGAAGCTAACAGCAGAAGAAGTGCATCGCCATGCTTTATCTGCATTACACAAAGAATTTGCTGAGGTAGTTTCATCTAATGAAGTTATTAATATGATGAATCAGCAAACAGTATATAAATAATGAAAAACAACGCCGGCAAAACGTGGCGTTGTTTTTAAGTAACTAAGAAAAGATAATAGAAAAATCTCCATAACATATTATGTAAACTGATTTGTTAATTTAATGGAGAGTATATAGTCGACTTTAAGGTTGATTTTAAAAGCAAAATAACTATTTGCTACATAATTTGTTATAAAGTAATGAATGAAATAAAAAAATGGATTGAATCTATAGAATTACAATACTGGCTTGATAAAATTGATTAATGATCAATCAAATAAGCTATATCATAATTTTTCAATTTTCGTCTCACTATCATAAGTTTACTCTGTTTTTGATACAAAATAACTAATTTTATATAACTTCCTATAATAAGTATTATGTTAACCGGAATATTAATTAAAAAAGAGAGTACTTTCACTCTCTTTTTTTTAATCTTTATAAGATTGATTAATAACAATTATTCATTACATCTAAAAATACTTTTAAACTCCTCTTCAAACCTTTTATCTTTTTTAAGCCAGGTTTTGTAGGTATACGGACTTATTCCGATTTTTTCACTAGTGAGCTTAACACAACCATTTACTTTTAATAGCTCTAAAAAACGCTTTCTTCGCTTCAACACAGCTTCTTTAGTAACTCTTATAGCTCTATCTTTCAACTCATCGTAGGGTAATATTTCTTTTTTGAATTCATTAAACTTCCTTTGTAGAAACATGGTTTTGTCCTTGTAGATCCAGTTAGAGAAAATTTGTATAGATTTTCTTCCTGAAATGAATAGACGATAATGAGATTTTCTATCTTTTAAAAAAGGAGTTAATTTTTGCTTTTCAAGCACATTCATCAATTCACACAGAAATAGTTCCGAACCACCAACAAATGTAACAACGTATTTTTCGTAATTAATATTTCCATCCCCATCAAAATACCCTCTAACAAAATGACTCATATATTTTTCTGGTACGTAAGGAAATTCCACAGTCTTTGATTTGTTTGGTGTTAAACCATGGATATTCATCAGATCATCTTTAATGATTTTGCTGTTTATATTAAGGAAGTGTACACCATTTTTATATTCACCTATTGGATGATTGGACTCCATTTCATCCCTTATTTGTTCAAGAATCTCGACTTCCTTTTGAGCGAAGCTTACTGATTGTCCTTCTCCACTTATAACTCCATCTGCTAAGAAAAAACCCAAGATATATGCCATGTTCGGTGACCAGTACTTGAAATAATCTTCATTAATATGATATTTCCTTTTCCAATGTCCCCTTGGCCGCAGTTCTACATTATTTTTCTTAAGAATTTGTGTAATTCTTCGGCTTGAAACATTCCCCGCGATTGCGATATCAGTGGTACTCATTCCATCATTATACATTTGAATAATTTCTGGGAGATCTAAGGTGATTTTTCTACTTGGCATCTGCTTCATATTTTCCTCTTCCTCTCCTATAGATTTAATAGATCTAATTACCTATATTCATATTATACGAACATTTGTTCTTATGCGCAATTAATAGCACTTTCCCCTCTATATAAAAGAAAAAAAAACGCCCATCATTGAGCAGTTCTCTCCATAGCCATAAAATCGTTCCGTAAACCAAACAGCCCTGCCTACCTTTATCCAGATGCTTTACGCAACTAAGAGAACTGATGGTGTTGTCAATCGAACCATTTCAGATAAAGAAAAGGTATTAATGGATACCAAAGAAAAAAACAAAACCCCTTTCTCTTACTTAGAAAGGGGGCCTACTTATACATCCTCACTTGGCAACACTTCATAAGCCATTTTACGAATGATTTCCTCATGCTGCGGATACTTTTCCATTAAATTCGATTGTGTAAACATCTCAAAATCCTTGAATTCAAAACCAGGTGATACCATGCAACCAACTAGTGCATAGCTGTCTGGGAAATCTACTGTAGACCCGAAAATGGAGTTTTTAGGAACCAGTATTTGTGGTGTCTCCCCTCTTTTTATATCTAAACCTAGCTTATGTTGTACATACTCGCCACTTTCTGTGATGACATGTATGGTTAAAGAGTTCCCCCCATGGAAGTACCATAATTCATCCGATTTTAAGCGATGAAAGTGTGAAATATTTTTATCAGTGAGTAAGAAATAAATACTCGAATACAGCTTCCTCTTTCCTTCAAAAGACACACTTAATTCAATATCTGTAATATTCTCCTCTGAAAGGTATGTTTGCTTGTAAAAGCCACCTTCAGGATGTGCTTCAAGTCCTAACGCTTCTATCCATTCATTCACTTTATCTAGGCTCATTATTTTCACATGCTCCTTTTCTCTTTTTTACAGCTAAATTATAGCAAACAAAACAAAAACCCAACAGAATTATTGGGTTTAGTCTTCTCTATTCTTTTTATCATGAATGGTTAGTTCATCCGAAAATTCC is part of the Sutcliffiella sp. FSL R7-0096 genome and harbors:
- the parE gene encoding DNA topoisomerase IV subunit B, with product MAKNTIEYNDDAIQVLEGLEAVRKRPGMYIGSTDSRGLHHLVYEILDNSVDEALGGYGDHIIVTIHKDNSISVKDKGRGMPTGMHKMGKPTPEVILTVLHAGGKFGQGGYKTSGGLHGVGASVVNALSEWLVVTIKRDGIVYEQRFENGGKPVTTLEKIGTTNQTGTTIHFKPDTTIFSTITYNFETLCERLRESAFLLKGLKIELNDERNSVKEVFHYESGIEAFVSYLNEEKDSLHNVVSFEGTQNGIEIDFAFQFNDGYSETILSFVNNVRTKDGGTHEAGAKTAMTRIFNEYARKVSLLKDKDKNLDGSDIREGLSAIISVRIPEELLQFEGQTKGKLGTSEARSAVDSVVSEHLAYFLEENPETSSMLVKKSIKAFQAREAARKAREDARSGKKRKRSDAMLSGKLTPAQSRNPQKNEIYLVEGDSAGGSAKQGRDRRFQAVLPLRGKVINTEKAKLADIFKNEEINTIIHAIGGGVGPDFSVDDINYDKVVIMTDADTDGAHIQVLLLTFFYRYMKPLIEAGKVFIALPPLYKVSKGTGKKEVLEYAWSDEELQGAIQKIGRGYTIQRYKGLGEMNADQLWETTMNPDTRTLIRVRIDDAARAERRVTTLMGDKVEPRRKWIESHVAFGLEEDPNILENDNLLVATEEV
- the parC gene encoding DNA topoisomerase IV subunit A, which gives rise to MTQTEKFHDLPLEEVLGDRFGRYSKYIIQERALPDARDGLKPVQRRILYAMYAEGNIHDKPFRKSAKTVGNVIGNYHPHGDSSVYDAMVRMSQDWKVRNMLIEMHGNNGSIDGDPPAAMRYTEARLSPIASELLRDLDKKTVEFIPNFDDTSQEPVVLPAMYPNLLVNGSTGISAGYATDIPPHHLGEVIDATIMRIDNPSVSVDELMTVIKGPDFPTGGIIQGVEGIKKAYETGKGKIIVRGLAEVEDIRGGKKQIVITEVPYEVNKANLVKKIDELRFDKKVDGIAEVRDETDRTGLRVVIELKKEADASGILNYLYKNTDLQITFNFNMVAIYKKRPTLMGLPHFLDAYIDHQKEVISNRSRFELAKAKERQHVVEGLMKALSILDEVIATIRASKDKRDAKDNLIAKFTFTEPQAEAIVSLQLYRLTNTDITALQAEADELAKKVAELEAILASEKKLFSVIKSDLKRVKKLYTNDRRSRIQEQIEEIKINLEVMIPSEDVIVTVTKDGYVKRTSLRSYSASNGQDFGMKETDRIISKLDINTTQTLLLFTNKGNYLYLPVHELPDIRWKDMGQHVANIVPIDRDESIIKAIPVSNFEEPKFLLFVTRNGMVKKTELNAYKAQRYSKPLMAVNLKGDDQVVDIHLTDGAQDIFLATRSGYGLWFTEEEINVVGARAAGVKGINLKDSDFVVSGLVFEKESKAMLFIATHRGAVKKLKITEFDKATRAKRGLVMLREVKNNPHQIAAVELVEPSSFIYVQTEKGTVEKLAAASYRNNDRYSNGSFVLDQQEAGDVVEMWVETEEEVEGK
- a CDS encoding cysteine hydrolase family protein; amino-acid sequence: MKPVLLVVDVQKGFDDPAWGQRNNPDAEDKMLELMRVWRKKEFPIIHVQHVSQDPNSKLHPSSPGFALKPGFEPLEDEYFIRKNVNSCFIGTQLDSYLKKNGYQTLIVIGLTSNHCISTTVRMAGNLGYRTYVCCDATAAFEAVSYDDMKLTAEEVHRHALSALHKEFAEVVSSNEVINMMNQQTVYK
- a CDS encoding LAGLIDADG family homing endonuclease: MKQMPSRKITLDLPEIIQMYNDGMSTTDIAIAGNVSSRRITQILKKNNVELRPRGHWKRKYHINEDYFKYWSPNMAYILGFFLADGVISGEGQSVSFAQKEVEILEQIRDEMESNHPIGEYKNGVHFLNINSKIIKDDLMNIHGLTPNKSKTVEFPYVPEKYMSHFVRGYFDGDGNINYEKYVVTFVGGSELFLCELMNVLEKQKLTPFLKDRKSHYRLFISGRKSIQIFSNWIYKDKTMFLQRKFNEFKKEILPYDELKDRAIRVTKEAVLKRRKRFLELLKVNGCVKLTSEKIGISPYTYKTWLKKDKRFEEEFKSIFRCNE
- a CDS encoding cupin domain-containing protein; the protein is MSLDKVNEWIEALGLEAHPEGGFYKQTYLSEENITDIELSVSFEGKRKLYSSIYFLLTDKNISHFHRLKSDELWYFHGGNSLTIHVITESGEYVQHKLGLDIKRGETPQILVPKNSIFGSTVDFPDSYALVGCMVSPGFEFKDFEMFTQSNLMEKYPQHEEIIRKMAYEVLPSEDV